A single Osmerus mordax isolate fOsmMor3 chromosome 7, fOsmMor3.pri, whole genome shotgun sequence DNA region contains:
- the LOC136945993 gene encoding receptor-type tyrosine-protein phosphatase beta-like isoform X1 — protein sequence MRSRISSQVYQELQLRCQSLAASNNNGFRQEFESLNDVGKEFPTRTGDLEANREKNRYPAILPYDHCRVRLSLQDSQHSDYINASFVPGGCSERDFVCTQGPLCNTIADFWRMVWEQNVRVIVMVTALKHNSVVLCDQYWPLEQGTACFGLFQVSTLERKRGPDYFITTIRLRHWGCPAERVITHYYYPVWPDHGVPKDASSLCVFTEHVRQHLDALPRLGPAVVHCSAGVGRSGTFVSLLWLLQLCVGGIKPDVRAAVEDLRKHRVLMVQNLQCSSETECSCPCCAGPGTPSQLLGALASWSQVEAERELGAKRTSPCPNTEHHAQPAEKTVALLNDDQSTLPQIMKGVSTQTPIRPHTQFTPPSLHLNLLSV from the exons ATGAG GTCGAGAATATCTTCGCAGGTCTACCAGGAACTACAACTGCGCTGTCAGTCACTTGCTGCCAGTAACAACAATGGCTTTAGGCAGGAGTTTGAG tcaCTCAATGATGTTGGGAAAGAGTTCCCTACCAGGACAGGAGATCTGGAGGCCaacagagagaagaacagaTACCCTGCCATATTGCCTT ATGACCACTGCCGGGTGAGGCTGTCACTTCAAGATTCCCAGCACTCCGATTATATCAATGCTAGTTTTGTCCCT GGTGGATGTTCGGAGAGAGACTTTGTCTGTACCCAGGGGCCTTTGTGTAACACCATAGCTGATTTCTGGAGGATGGTGTGGGAGCAAAACGTCAGAGTAATCGTCATGGTGACTGCTCTAAAACATAACAGCGTG GTGTTGTGTGACCAGTACTGGCCTCTGGAGCAAGGGACAGCCTGTTTTGGATTATTCCAAGTGAGCACATTGGAACGTAAACGCGGTCCAGATTATTTTATCACCACCATTCGCCTGCGACAT TGGGGCTGTCCAGCAGAGCGGGTAATCACACACTATTACTATCCTGTCTGGCCGGATCATGGGGTGCCCAAAGatgcctcttctctctgtgtcttcacTGAGCACGTGCGGCAGCATCTCGACGCCTTGCCACGTCTGGGGCCAGCTGTGGTGCACTGCAG CGCAGGTGTGGGCCGGTCGGGAACGTTTGTGTCGCTACTCTGGttgctgcagctgtgtgtgggagggatcaAGCCTGACGTACGGGCAGCTGTGGAGGACCTGAGGAAACACCGGGTCTTGATGGTCCAGAATCTG cAGTGTTCATCAGAGACGGAGTGTTCCTGTCCCTGCTGTGCGGGCCCAGGAACGCCCTCACAGCTCCTCGGTGCGCTCGCGTCATGGTCACAGgttgaggcagagagggaacTGGGAGCCAAACGCACCTCACCCTGCCCCAACACAGAGCACCATGCACAACCTGCTGAGAAGACTGTTGCCCTCCTCAATGACGACCAATCTACACTCCCACAAATAATGAAGGGTGtttccacacagacacccatcagacctcacacacaatTCACACCTCCCTCATTACACCTTAATCTGCTCTCTGTTTGA
- the LOC136945993 gene encoding receptor-type tyrosine-protein phosphatase V-like isoform X3, with the protein MRSRISSQVYQELQLRCQSLAASNNNGFRQEFESLNDVGKEFPTRTGDLEANREKNRYPAILPYDHCRVRLSLQDSQHSDYINASFVPGGCSERDFVCTQGPLCNTIADFWRMVWEQNVRVIVMVTALKHNSVVLCDQYWPLEQGTACFGLFQVSTLERKRGPDYFITTIRLRHWGCPAERVITHYYYPVWPDHGVPKDASSLCVFTEHVRQHLDALPRLGPAVVHCSAGVGRSGTFVSLLWLLQLCVGGIKPDVRAAVEDLRKHRVLMVQNLEQYIFVHQCLLHWLSVRTTGLNSSVHQRRSVPVPAVRAQERPHSSSVRSRHGHRLRQRGNWEPNAPHPAPTQSTMHNLLRRLLPSSMTTNLHSHK; encoded by the exons ATGAG GTCGAGAATATCTTCGCAGGTCTACCAGGAACTACAACTGCGCTGTCAGTCACTTGCTGCCAGTAACAACAATGGCTTTAGGCAGGAGTTTGAG tcaCTCAATGATGTTGGGAAAGAGTTCCCTACCAGGACAGGAGATCTGGAGGCCaacagagagaagaacagaTACCCTGCCATATTGCCTT ATGACCACTGCCGGGTGAGGCTGTCACTTCAAGATTCCCAGCACTCCGATTATATCAATGCTAGTTTTGTCCCT GGTGGATGTTCGGAGAGAGACTTTGTCTGTACCCAGGGGCCTTTGTGTAACACCATAGCTGATTTCTGGAGGATGGTGTGGGAGCAAAACGTCAGAGTAATCGTCATGGTGACTGCTCTAAAACATAACAGCGTG GTGTTGTGTGACCAGTACTGGCCTCTGGAGCAAGGGACAGCCTGTTTTGGATTATTCCAAGTGAGCACATTGGAACGTAAACGCGGTCCAGATTATTTTATCACCACCATTCGCCTGCGACAT TGGGGCTGTCCAGCAGAGCGGGTAATCACACACTATTACTATCCTGTCTGGCCGGATCATGGGGTGCCCAAAGatgcctcttctctctgtgtcttcacTGAGCACGTGCGGCAGCATCTCGACGCCTTGCCACGTCTGGGGCCAGCTGTGGTGCACTGCAG CGCAGGTGTGGGCCGGTCGGGAACGTTTGTGTCGCTACTCTGGttgctgcagctgtgtgtgggagggatcaAGCCTGACGTACGGGCAGCTGTGGAGGACCTGAGGAAACACCGGGTCTTGATGGTCCAGAATCTG GAGCAATATATATTCGTTCATCAGTGTCTGCTGCATTGGTTGAGTGTAAGAACTACAGGACTTAACAG cAGTGTTCATCAGAGACGGAGTGTTCCTGTCCCTGCTGTGCGGGCCCAGGAACGCCCTCACAGCTCCTCGGTGCGCTCGCGTCATGGTCACAGgttgaggcagagagggaacTGGGAGCCAAACGCACCTCACCCTGCCCCAACACAGAGCACCATGCACAACCTGCTGAGAAGACTGTTGCCCTCCTCAATGACGACCAATCTACACTCCCACAAATAA
- the LOC136945993 gene encoding receptor-type tyrosine-protein phosphatase beta-like isoform X5 — MRSRISSQVYQELQLRCQSLAASNNNGFRQEFESLNDVGKEFPTRTGDLEANREKNRYPAILPYDHCRVRLSLQDSQHSDYINASFVPGGCSERDFVCTQGPLCNTIADFWRMVWEQNVRVIVMVTALKHNSVVLCDQYWPLEQGTACFGLFQWGCPAERVITHYYYPVWPDHGVPKDASSLCVFTEHVRQHLDALPRLGPAVVHCSAGVGRSGTFVSLLWLLQLCVGGIKPDVRAAVEDLRKHRVLMVQNLQCSSETECSCPCCAGPGTPSQLLGALASWSQVEAERELGAKRTSPCPNTEHHAQPAEKTVALLNDDQSTLPQIMKGVSTQTPIRPHTQFTPPSLHLNLLSV, encoded by the exons ATGAG GTCGAGAATATCTTCGCAGGTCTACCAGGAACTACAACTGCGCTGTCAGTCACTTGCTGCCAGTAACAACAATGGCTTTAGGCAGGAGTTTGAG tcaCTCAATGATGTTGGGAAAGAGTTCCCTACCAGGACAGGAGATCTGGAGGCCaacagagagaagaacagaTACCCTGCCATATTGCCTT ATGACCACTGCCGGGTGAGGCTGTCACTTCAAGATTCCCAGCACTCCGATTATATCAATGCTAGTTTTGTCCCT GGTGGATGTTCGGAGAGAGACTTTGTCTGTACCCAGGGGCCTTTGTGTAACACCATAGCTGATTTCTGGAGGATGGTGTGGGAGCAAAACGTCAGAGTAATCGTCATGGTGACTGCTCTAAAACATAACAGCGTG GTGTTGTGTGACCAGTACTGGCCTCTGGAGCAAGGGACAGCCTGTTTTGGATTATTCCAA TGGGGCTGTCCAGCAGAGCGGGTAATCACACACTATTACTATCCTGTCTGGCCGGATCATGGGGTGCCCAAAGatgcctcttctctctgtgtcttcacTGAGCACGTGCGGCAGCATCTCGACGCCTTGCCACGTCTGGGGCCAGCTGTGGTGCACTGCAG CGCAGGTGTGGGCCGGTCGGGAACGTTTGTGTCGCTACTCTGGttgctgcagctgtgtgtgggagggatcaAGCCTGACGTACGGGCAGCTGTGGAGGACCTGAGGAAACACCGGGTCTTGATGGTCCAGAATCTG cAGTGTTCATCAGAGACGGAGTGTTCCTGTCCCTGCTGTGCGGGCCCAGGAACGCCCTCACAGCTCCTCGGTGCGCTCGCGTCATGGTCACAGgttgaggcagagagggaacTGGGAGCCAAACGCACCTCACCCTGCCCCAACACAGAGCACCATGCACAACCTGCTGAGAAGACTGTTGCCCTCCTCAATGACGACCAATCTACACTCCCACAAATAATGAAGGGTGtttccacacagacacccatcagacctcacacacaatTCACACCTCCCTCATTACACCTTAATCTGCTCTCTGTTTGA
- the LOC136945993 gene encoding receptor-type tyrosine-protein phosphatase V-like isoform X4: protein MRSRISSQVYQELQLRCQSLAASNNNGFRQEFESLNDVGKEFPTRTGDLEANREKNRYPAILPYDHCRVRLSLQDSQHSDYINASFVPGGCSERDFVCTQGPLCNTIADFWRMVWEQNVRVIVMVTALKHNSVVLCDQYWPLEQGTACFGLFQVSTLERKRGPDYFITTIRLRHWGCPAERVITHYYYPVWPDHGVPKDASSLCVFTEHVRQHLDALPRLGPAVVHCSAGVGRSGTFVSLLWLLQLCVGGIKPDVRAAVEDLRKHRVLMVQNLEQYIFVHQCLLHWLSVRTTGLNSVHQRRSVPVPAVRAQERPHSSSVRSRHGHRLRQRGNWEPNAPHPAPTQSTMHNLLRRLLPSSMTTNLHSHK, encoded by the exons ATGAG GTCGAGAATATCTTCGCAGGTCTACCAGGAACTACAACTGCGCTGTCAGTCACTTGCTGCCAGTAACAACAATGGCTTTAGGCAGGAGTTTGAG tcaCTCAATGATGTTGGGAAAGAGTTCCCTACCAGGACAGGAGATCTGGAGGCCaacagagagaagaacagaTACCCTGCCATATTGCCTT ATGACCACTGCCGGGTGAGGCTGTCACTTCAAGATTCCCAGCACTCCGATTATATCAATGCTAGTTTTGTCCCT GGTGGATGTTCGGAGAGAGACTTTGTCTGTACCCAGGGGCCTTTGTGTAACACCATAGCTGATTTCTGGAGGATGGTGTGGGAGCAAAACGTCAGAGTAATCGTCATGGTGACTGCTCTAAAACATAACAGCGTG GTGTTGTGTGACCAGTACTGGCCTCTGGAGCAAGGGACAGCCTGTTTTGGATTATTCCAAGTGAGCACATTGGAACGTAAACGCGGTCCAGATTATTTTATCACCACCATTCGCCTGCGACAT TGGGGCTGTCCAGCAGAGCGGGTAATCACACACTATTACTATCCTGTCTGGCCGGATCATGGGGTGCCCAAAGatgcctcttctctctgtgtcttcacTGAGCACGTGCGGCAGCATCTCGACGCCTTGCCACGTCTGGGGCCAGCTGTGGTGCACTGCAG CGCAGGTGTGGGCCGGTCGGGAACGTTTGTGTCGCTACTCTGGttgctgcagctgtgtgtgggagggatcaAGCCTGACGTACGGGCAGCTGTGGAGGACCTGAGGAAACACCGGGTCTTGATGGTCCAGAATCTG GAGCAATATATATTCGTTCATCAGTGTCTGCTGCATTGGTTGAGTGTAAGAACTACAGGACTTAACAG TGTTCATCAGAGACGGAGTGTTCCTGTCCCTGCTGTGCGGGCCCAGGAACGCCCTCACAGCTCCTCGGTGCGCTCGCGTCATGGTCACAGgttgaggcagagagggaacTGGGAGCCAAACGCACCTCACCCTGCCCCAACACAGAGCACCATGCACAACCTGCTGAGAAGACTGTTGCCCTCCTCAATGACGACCAATCTACACTCCCACAAATAA
- the LOC136945993 gene encoding receptor-type tyrosine-protein phosphatase beta-like isoform X2 has protein sequence MRSRISSQVYQELQLRCQSLAASNNNGFRQEFESLNDVGKEFPTRTGDLEANREKNRYPAILPYDHCRVRLSLQDSQHSDYINASFVPGGCSERDFVCTQGPLCNTIADFWRMVWEQNVRVIVMVTALKHNSVVLCDQYWPLEQGTACFGLFQVSTLERKRGPDYFITTIRLRHWGCPAERVITHYYYPVWPDHGVPKDASSLCVFTEHVRQHLDALPRLGPAVVHCSAGVGRSGTFVSLLWLLQLCVGGIKPDVRAAVEDLRKHRVLMVQNLCSSETECSCPCCAGPGTPSQLLGALASWSQVEAERELGAKRTSPCPNTEHHAQPAEKTVALLNDDQSTLPQIMKGVSTQTPIRPHTQFTPPSLHLNLLSV, from the exons ATGAG GTCGAGAATATCTTCGCAGGTCTACCAGGAACTACAACTGCGCTGTCAGTCACTTGCTGCCAGTAACAACAATGGCTTTAGGCAGGAGTTTGAG tcaCTCAATGATGTTGGGAAAGAGTTCCCTACCAGGACAGGAGATCTGGAGGCCaacagagagaagaacagaTACCCTGCCATATTGCCTT ATGACCACTGCCGGGTGAGGCTGTCACTTCAAGATTCCCAGCACTCCGATTATATCAATGCTAGTTTTGTCCCT GGTGGATGTTCGGAGAGAGACTTTGTCTGTACCCAGGGGCCTTTGTGTAACACCATAGCTGATTTCTGGAGGATGGTGTGGGAGCAAAACGTCAGAGTAATCGTCATGGTGACTGCTCTAAAACATAACAGCGTG GTGTTGTGTGACCAGTACTGGCCTCTGGAGCAAGGGACAGCCTGTTTTGGATTATTCCAAGTGAGCACATTGGAACGTAAACGCGGTCCAGATTATTTTATCACCACCATTCGCCTGCGACAT TGGGGCTGTCCAGCAGAGCGGGTAATCACACACTATTACTATCCTGTCTGGCCGGATCATGGGGTGCCCAAAGatgcctcttctctctgtgtcttcacTGAGCACGTGCGGCAGCATCTCGACGCCTTGCCACGTCTGGGGCCAGCTGTGGTGCACTGCAG CGCAGGTGTGGGCCGGTCGGGAACGTTTGTGTCGCTACTCTGGttgctgcagctgtgtgtgggagggatcaAGCCTGACGTACGGGCAGCTGTGGAGGACCTGAGGAAACACCGGGTCTTGATGGTCCAGAATCTG TGTTCATCAGAGACGGAGTGTTCCTGTCCCTGCTGTGCGGGCCCAGGAACGCCCTCACAGCTCCTCGGTGCGCTCGCGTCATGGTCACAGgttgaggcagagagggaacTGGGAGCCAAACGCACCTCACCCTGCCCCAACACAGAGCACCATGCACAACCTGCTGAGAAGACTGTTGCCCTCCTCAATGACGACCAATCTACACTCCCACAAATAATGAAGGGTGtttccacacagacacccatcagacctcacacacaatTCACACCTCCCTCATTACACCTTAATCTGCTCTCTGTTTGA